The genomic DNA AACTTGAAAGTGGTCAGATCACCCCTACTTCAATGATTAACCTGACAACTTAGGGGGACTTCCGGCTATTACGAGGGTGGTCAACCAACTTGATCATCGACTGGTTTTAAGGCAGTCGATTGATCTGACCTTCTCAATCAGATGTTTTTGAAGGTGGCTAATTATTATTCCATTAATTGTTTGGGGGTGGTCTGGTCACCCTAGACAAACTttgagggtggccgaccacTTCCCTAGCCTTAATTTCTTTTGGCTCTCTTTCTCTGAATATTGAGATGAAATGGCTCATTCTCCATCTTTCATTAGGAATTGCAGCCagattaaagattaaatttcaCCTCTCAATCGCTTTCCACTGCACAGCATAAGCCACATCTCCTACAGGGCCATTGCATAATACTCATACCCAGCAGTTCAACAACCTTGACCATACATGTGCACTGCCTATAATATGTCTAGCTAGTTACATCACATGTACGTGGGGCCTCTTTCTCGaattactattgagaaatatatatatatatatatatatatatatatgtgtgtgtgtgtgtgtgtgtgtgtgtgtgtgtgtgtattgaCCCAGATGAAATGGGTGTAAAATGGGTGTGTAGCATCTCATAGAGTTATACTTGTTATAGATCGAGTGCACTTGGAGCTGTCTATTTAAGATAATTTCTTAATTGAATTCGAATTTTCATTAATTGTGGATTTTAATTTGCTAAAACTGATTGGATACATAGCTTATATAATCATACTCATCTTTGCTCACATATTGCTTTATGCACCTTAGTTGAAATTCCTACTTGATGTGGTAAACTGTAGATGTATATATACTTATAATCGTAATTAGGATTGCTTCTTAGCAAGATTATTATACTAATAACTCAATcaagataatttatttttgttaggaaTAAACTAAATCATTGAAAGCCTATATATGAGGCCTTACAATAAGGATCATCATTAGGAAAAATAGCGGTAGATGAAATCCTTTCTTCTGTAGCAGATCAAGTTGATGTCTTCAACTTTGGCCTTGGATATTGTTGATAGACTTATAATGTCTTAGCATATTCTCCGTAGGAATAAGTAGGCAAGTAGCCTATACACAATAATCATCGTCATCATAGCTCCGACTTCCATTTGATCACCTTGGTCAAGTCTTAATCCTCTGATGAAAGGAGAGTCGCAAGAAGATGATGATCCAGACACTGATGATCCTGAGCAACCATATTGAATTTTTAGGAGTAGCCTGTACGTGTGATAGTTGAATGAGGCGTAGCGTATCCATGACATAAATGGTGGGACTTTCTGCACCCATTTACCACAAGTTACATGTCAGGATCAAGAGTTATTGTTGAAAGTGGTGACAGAATTCAAAATAGTCTGCATGATTAACTATGCAGTTTCACTGAGAGGAAGAATATGGCTTAGACATCATCTTACCTGGACAAAGAATCCCCCAGATAACATAAAGGTCATAACAACAATTGAAGCTAGTGTTGTGGCTTTCTTCACATCCATAAACGCTGCACCTATTGCCAGTCCCAGACCCTGCAATTTTGAAGTTGGAAAGCTTTAGATAGGCAAAAAATTGGCATCTTTCTTCCTAGTTAGATGTGGATGTTAATGaataagagcttgtttgagattgtgttgaGAAAAAGCCTAAAAGAGCTTATTCCAAAAAGCAGttgcttttaagttttttaccaAAACGATCTACATTTGTTTGGTACAActttttatatactaaaagcactttttttaagttttcactCCCAAATGGGCTCTAAAATAGGTTACCTGAGCAGCCACAATGCTGAGGAAAATTGTAAGCAAGGTCAGAGAAAATGCGGCAAAGCTAAGCTTCAATCCCACCATGAAATAAACTATCACCAGGAACACTATAGGCAGTAGGAGATCCGAAGGAAGATCACTACTGGTTCTGCCTAAAAGGTATGCACTGAGTTTGTACATTCCAACTGATCTTTCTTTAGCTAGCATGACTCTCTCTTGTGGGAATATGAAGATGGCAGTGAATAAAGGAAAGAAGCCCCAGAATACTGACATGAAAAACAGAAGCCCTGCCTGTGAATTCATtgattaaaaagagagaaaattaacaattggaACTGCATTGACACAAATCTGATCAGAAGATAGAGTACAATCGAATAATAAATATAGTTGCCTGATCTTGAAGTCTCTCAGGAGTTGAAGAATCTGAGTGCCACCAAAGGAGCCCAATGATTAGAGCAGTGGAAATTACTTGGGCTAGTCGCATACTGCTTAAGTATTCATGGCGTCTCTCCTTAACGCCCCTCCTGAAAAGAATTGAGAACTGTTCCCACCAAGGTGTCTCCCAGTCCCTTGAATTTGGCCTGGCCTCCATTCCAGGCTCACCCTCTGTAAGTAAAGGTTTTTGGAGCTCTGTTTTCTCCATTTTTGCCAGCCTTGCTTCATAGGCCTCCACAAGAAACTGCAGGAAGTTAATATTATGTTAGAACGTAAactaaatgactaaatttattacttcctataagcttaaccttttgaaataaatgataatttaaacatggtatcagagtatGTATCCGTCATTCACCTCTCATTCcaattaaatatgaaaaattgaagTCCACACGTAAGGggaagtattaaaatataaaataaatgattaaattcatctattcctgtcaacttaagctttttaaaATGACCGGTGATTTAACTTATTCAATATCAGATTGTTGCACAAAATGGTTTCATCCAATACTAGTGGAAGTGTGTTATTGGTTTATTGACCTCATGGACATCAACAGGGGAAAGTCTTCCAACTCCATGTTTTGATTCAAGTCTTTTGCTTCCAGTTAAGAACTTATCCTCCAGCTCTGATGGGACAGATTTGTCATTTACGTTCCCATTTGCAAGATCAATCAGAAACTCTGCCGGGTTCATAGCTATAAGTGGAGCACAACCAATGGAGGAGAAATACATCATTGCTTCAGAGGCTCTTCCAAAGTACAAGGAGTTTCCTCTACCCAAAAGAATCAGTTTGTCAAACTTGCTAAAGAGCCTACTTGACGGCTGATGGATTGTAGTCACCACTGTCTTGCCACCCTATGAGAAACCAAATCAAATGagtacatctatatatatatatatcttcaccAAATACAGACATTGTCAGTTCAAACTTTCAGCACCTTTGCAATGTTCTGCAGTATCTGACCTATCCGGAATGCTGTTGTTGAGTCCAGACCTGATGTTGGTTCATCTAAGAAGAGTAGTGATGGGTTGAGGAGGATTTCATTGCCAATACAGACCCTTTTTCTCTCACCACCAGAAACCCCTCTTACAAATGTGCCACCAATTAATGTATCTTGGCATCTGAAACATATTAACGAACAGAGTTAAGAGTGTTGAGcatgaaatattattaaaagggCTGGTTATCAAAGTGCATTTTGAACATATATGGACCATGATCACACCTATCAAGGCCTAGCTCGCTGATGACATTCAtggcccttttctttttctgttctCTAGTGAAGGTGTTAGGAAGACGGAGTAGAGCAGCATATGTAAGAGTTTCTTTGACTGTAAGGTGGGGTAACACAACATCATCTTGCATCACAAATCCGGTCCTGTTTCAtccaaattaaatataaattaaccattttgtattttatttattgtgaTACACTAAATAATCACTCAAGGCCCACTTAAGCAGCCTCTACATGAAAGATAATCAGGCCatcaaaaaaaatcacaaatcacCCTcataatgaaaacaaatcaatcacTATAAGAGAAAACTATctgaaaatttttcttcaacaatttaTATACATACTATGCATGGGCAAATACCTTCTTCTTAAGGGCTTGGTGTATGGCTGGTCATTGTAAGTGATGGTACCACTTTTAAATTTGACTCTTCCACTAAGGAGATTAAGTAGAGTTGTTTTACCCCCTCCAGATGGTCCCATTAGAGCAAGAACTTCTCCTGGATTTACTGAGCCAGTGATTCCATGAAGAATGTAGTTCTCTGCATCTGACCTTTCCACACCTTTCACTGGTACCTTGTACTTGAGATCTTGGAACTGCTTGACAGTGAAAATTAGAAACCtcattaattgtatttttaattgtttttggaCTAAGACATGTTCTTTTTCAACAAATGTTGCATAATATCTTGGATAAAGATATCACCTTGAGATATATTGGTAGGATaggttcaaaatttattttcttccaccTGCATGAATCtgcttcatcatcatcattttcattctcTTCTGTGTACATAAGAGTAAGATTAATTAGTCTAATGTCAGTCTTAAtgtacaaaatcaaataaaaaaatgtagttaTGGACTAGTTTCTTACTGTAAGATGGAATTTGTATTCTCAAGACATCTGAGGTGTCTTCTGAAGGCAATATGGCTCCTGCAAGGGAGAAAGAATAGCCTATGCCATTGCTAGAAGCCCTGCTGCGAATGGAACCAGTCCGATCATGGCTTCCTGCATCATTGTTTATCAGCTCATCTATATTTATTAAGAACTGAGCACTTAATGACTTTGTTTTCCGAATTGCTCTCCCAGCCGGTGATTCTAATTTTTTATCCAAGCTTTTTATTTTACGTAGACTAATTCCATCCTCATCTTGGTTATCTTGAGCTATGCTTGAGACTTTGCTGCCAAATTTTCTTTGGGGTACGACAATGGCATCCTTCCCTGTCAGTGTGCAGGGTGCGGCTTCAAAACTCCCAAAGCGCTCCAATCTGAATTCTTTCTTCACTTCCATCTGCGCTGACACATAAAAAGAGATTGTATCATTTGTCAATTCTGCAGAGCAGTCACAAAACTTTAATAGACAAAAAAACTCATGCAACATCTTCATACTAATAACATGAAGcaagaaagatgagaaaaagattAATAATTACTTGAGATCGAGAAGATGAGATATTGAAAATTGATCACAAGGAAAAGAGGGGGTGATTTCAAGGCCTAGCTATGCATTGCGAGGTGCATGTGCTAGCTATtgaagcttatatatataggctcACTGTGGCAGTGTCATATTGCAATGTGCATGCAATTGACTCTTTAACTAATGTTTCCTAACAATCATTCAACGAGTAACTGTGATGATGTATTTCATGTTTTTCTCTGAAGTTGCTGAAAAGGtactgtttttgttttattctccTGTTTAGAAAGCGAACCCCATGTGGTTAAAAGTCTGCCTTTGATAGGATAGAATTATGtcgaagaaaagaaaacaagataaGATGAATTGGTTGTTAGAGATAATATGTGGGTTGTCCCACATTGCCCACATATTATCTCTAACATTGGTGAACCATATTGATCAACATGGTTGAGGTAGTCCTAGAGTTCATACATAAATCAATTAAACTCTTAAACCGTCTCAACTGTAACAATCAAACTCAGCAGCAACCGAAACCAAATTGTGAGATCAGTTCCTTGAGGGCTCGGGGAGTGGACCGTCCACTCCCTAAGGACTCGGCGGGATGGTGCAATCTATTCCCTCCAACAGCTCGGAGGTGGTACGACCACCCTCTAATAGCTTGGGGTGGCACAACTACCTTTAATGGTAAGAGGGGTGCTGCAATTGCTTTCGAGCGTTGAGAAAAGTGGCCAACAACCCCTCAACAATGAGGGAGTTGGTCACACAATCTATAAGAGTGATTGGAGTGGTCCGACCaccaacttttttattttttatttttcttttaagtttacTTAGCTCAATTGAGTTAGTTCATTTTAAAACAAGTAGTTCATTTTGAATAAGT from Corylus avellana chromosome ca6, CavTom2PMs-1.0 includes the following:
- the LOC132184446 gene encoding ABC transporter G family member 22-like, with product MEVKKEFRLERFGSFEAAPCTLTGKDAIVVPQRKFGSKVSSIAQDNQDEDGISLRKIKSLDKKLESPAGRAIRKTKSLSAQFLINIDELINNDAGSHDRTGSIRSRASSNGIGYSFSLAGAILPSEDTSDVLRIQIPSYKENENDDDEADSCRWKKINFEPILPIYLKFQDLKYKVPVKGVERSDAENYILHGITGSVNPGEVLALMGPSGGGKTTLLNLLSGRVKFKSGTITYNDQPYTKPLRRRTGFVMQDDVVLPHLTVKETLTYAALLRLPNTFTREQKKKRAMNVISELGLDRCQDTLIGGTFVRGVSGGERKRVCIGNEILLNPSLLFLDEPTSGLDSTTAFRIGQILQNIAKGGKTVVTTIHQPSSRLFSKFDKLILLGRGNSLYFGRASEAMMYFSSIGCAPLIAMNPAEFLIDLANGNVNDKSVPSELEDKFLTGSKRLESKHGVGRLSPVDVHEFLVEAYEARLAKMEKTELQKPLLTEGEPGMEARPNSRDWETPWWEQFSILFRRGVKERRHEYLSSMRLAQVISTALIIGLLWWHSDSSTPERLQDQAGLLFFMSVFWGFFPLFTAIFIFPQERVMLAKERSVGMYKLSAYLLGRTSSDLPSDLLLPIVFLVIVYFMVGLKLSFAAFSLTLLTIFLSIVAAQGLGLAIGAAFMDVKKATTLASIVVMTFMLSGGFFVQKVPPFMSWIRYASFNYHTYRLLLKIQYGCSGSSVSGSSSSCDSPFIRGLRLDQGDQMEVGAMMTMIIVYRLLAYLFLRRIC